From the Macrobrachium nipponense isolate FS-2020 chromosome 17, ASM1510439v2, whole genome shotgun sequence genome, the window tggatcctgtgcctgtccatgctggtcctgcccacgatgtgtcttccccagtcccaggtccttctggacaggtgcagtcgggctgtgttgcttcggcaatagccccggctccggcctggatggaggacctgacgactgtcctgcgtgagctgacgaggaagaggagagaagaggaaggtgtcatcttcgtcttcatcgtctgctgctgcctcttccccttcgacttctaaggcccataagccgaagaagaagaaggatgcctccccccctaagaagtctccttcgggaactctTAAGGGCCTGTCCCACCCCGATGGGACGGGGGTGGTCCTCTGCTCCGTCTTGGGAGCGGGGCCcatctccccttccgcaaggaagagatagacagggaccagaggagtaccggttagcactggtacttcctcgcctggtgctagcggcgatgccgctacgccaggttccggctcggtctcgggagatcccgagtgtacgctctccctcgggagaccgtgcagccaaagtttaggcgccagagttcgctcggtgcCAAGaccgtggcacggagcagaaagctggtgagagccgctcaggtgactctcgccaggccagcggccgctctcgcagcgaccagctggtaacccaggttttcccccctaagaaggctccttcaggaacttctaagggctcgttccactcccgtgggatgggggggttcttctgccggtcctcctgctctttcgggaacagggtccgtctacccttccgcaaggaagaagaagaaggggaccagaggcgtaccaaCTACCatcggtacttcctcgcctggtgcttgctgcgctgccgctacgccaggttccggctcggtctctcgttggcgagaagttccgagtatacgatctcccgcgggagagcgtatagccaaatttttggcgccagagttcgctcagcgccaggaccgcggcacggagcagaagctggtgagagccgctcatgtgactctcgccaggccagcggctgcTCTCGCAgcaaccagctggtaaccctggtagacgtgacggtctctgaccagccacgggctgaggctgggaagaggtccccccgaccgtcggtaccagccttggctggtaccagcggtttgacgcgccgtgaggacgctcaccggtctcactgcgaaagcgagctctgcaagTCACCTGACTGccactcccacagggaccgggcggagagagCGACTAGCAGCAGTTTGTCTGACGCACAGGACCGGGGTcaacgtgctcagtcgagccgcttgccacaggtgagcggcacggccaggcatgcagatcgatccccaccacgggttggtgatcggctgcagacCCCCatgcacgctggtcctgccagcgagcggggggttagcgtcaggtctgtctctccaataccttcaacttcctcgggatacgccgggaagagcgaggtatctaGGAGCGATTGTGAGAGGTGTGCCgttcacgatcccgtcacgacgccgcacgtgccaggtatggtattaggaccagccaggacgtacgcgcaagtgattggaggcgaccgtcaggggtctgttgctggtcctccttctgaaggaggaaggtctcggaagctgctcttgttcttgttggagggactggacggtcctactcctcaagacgctgtaactcccgagatccagaggaactttgcccaggttattgtgctgattcgtcagcacaacgacctgggggaaggatcgccgttCCCACCAGAAGAGCCACGTCACGGCTCAAGTCGCTCTGGAGCCCGAAGTAGGGaaccagactgacggtgggcttgccgcgataagagcttctcgactctgttctgaaccaggagagcctctcgtctccggacgagaaggctcgctcaggtctagccggtcgagcaagctacttcctcctcctctgccgcgacagcggcgttttttcggagtattgcagctcttcttccccctccttcggtcctcctgagaggtttcgatctcgacgaggactgctgcatcgcactgcgataatgcgaatgatttttgcggaatctgagtttgtcctcaaaatatctcttattcggaggtgtgcaattgttcattgttcaccgcggtttagcagatgtattgaagacATCGTCTCCTCccagacctgccagctctacttccaaacgttcagcccatgagaagcagttcttcaggaaGTGCTTTCATTACTGAGaatgccccgctttcattgcaactacgactcctcactggacagcaatgaaatagggGTTAGAGTtctcagtcatttgtaagcacagcttcagaatcttgagattccttctctcgattcagcatgaagacgtaggttgtattcaatgtctaccttcgtcttcaacagcacatagtgttgtttctccttagctgagattcaacgtctatgagagtGTCTTGCcgtcagggacctcggtctttagaaggcaattgactttcgccttttgagcacatgcattaagagaatcatcaccgcgccgtccggcatcggtgacaaacaaatacattatttgtttggtctctcggcataaccctttaaagggcgaaggtcacgtgagttacccggatgcttggacaacttgcctcactactgATTCCGAATCAGTCTGTCGGCAGCGGTCAGAGCGcctgagtcagttacgaactacgctgtggacttagttcggttgttccagagcaatcattacttcgtcttaatagcttgtcagtatgggtactggacatcaccaaagtcgagaagagggataggtcatacgactactcccttcttttcgtctgaggtaactgcatgacttttcctgcgaagtcaagcatacaggggatggggatttgtgacgctcgatttcgtaccgatcttcgtagcgaagactcagaacccttcggtccctgacgattggttcgagtccttcacaataccctccctaatggacttcaccacctccgatacgaaggctatgctgctttgtcctgtgaaggcgcgacggagctgtctgaagaaactcgacacccaggatgagtgtggacgcctcttcgtcattctctcgcgttccgcaagaacttctccgtggcgcaggtagtgaaggcaggggcctggtccaactggaccacatgcacctccttctacctttgggatattgcccacaggtccttggatctttttccttgggacccgtggtggttgctcaacacgttgtgtagttaacccagaccctcgcaggctgaacagcatcgagtcctggtgtgactgtaagaatggatgagtgaatgagagtgtgactggctcctcttcccatctttttctcccctctacctctgggtagagggatacggtcgtcaccctgctgggtaaggacgagatgcaggtgagctactcaatagagcaccatcctatccctttcagtagggataggagtaaatatccaccacttcctccaacaagggggaggaagtggatgccaacttgagacaaacccataattttatgattgtctcttgcaaacaggaacaagttcttgcttgctggtatgaagagatacgcttgcctctctcttagtacttggcccagaggtctgaccattgatcctgcagtgcacaccccgatcaatctgacagaggcttggatccctccctcgctcttacgacaagggaggcattccagggttggacgaacaccagtctgttcaccaaaaagactcagattcctcccaccaataagtgagtcttcctattgttaaaggaccgagggtttgtattacgtatcggaacaaatgacaatttgttgaaaattgcatttttcctaactatacaaacctgaggtcatttacatatagtcccacctcatgccacccctcactctgcaactttttgcatgggcctaaagcaaaagtgattcttcacctctcaggcgcgcgcacgatcggacaagcagttaactaccgttctccccttgttcgaatcttacgaccgtcccagctgccgctagttaccttcctattgttaaaggacctcaggtttgtatagttaggaaaaatgcaattttcgacaaattgtcatattttgacCAAGAGAAAGGTTGTGTCTCTCCTTTCAACCATCTTTGATCCTATGGGAATATTAACGCCTGTAACAATGAAGGGAAAACTATTTGTGAAGAAATTGTGGGGACTGAAAACTGACTGGGATGACGAACTGATGATGGATTTAAAGAAAGAGTTCGATGAATTGTTAAACCAACTGAATTCTATTGAGGAGATCAAAGTCCCtagattttgttttaatgaagGAACTTGTAGCTTACATGTATTTGTTGATGCCTCTCATGTGGCTTATGGAGCCTGTGCGTATGTTGTTAGTAGTAAGCACACAAGTCACTTGCTATTTAGTAAGTCTCGTGTAGCCCCGATCCCCTCACTCACTATTCCCCGTCAAGAATTACTTGCTTTGACTATAGGCATGCGCCTAAATTTTCAGATTGTACTGTTTGGAGTGACTCCCAAGTAGCTTTGAGTTGGGTATTTTATGAAAGATCTAAAGAAGTGTTTGTAATCAACAGAGTAAAGGAAATCAAGGACTTGAAGTCCAGTCATAACATCAGGTTGTTATATGTTAAGAGCGAGGATAATCCTGCTGATTTAGTTACGCGAGGTATTTCAATGTCTCTTTTGAGTAAGTCAGGTTTGTGGTTTCATGGCCCGACCTGGATTATTGACAAAAATAAGTTTCCAGAACAAGAGGATGTAGTTTACATAGAGCctgttaatgtaaatgaaattattgtagAACCAGTTTTGAGAAACCCTGATGATGATGTACTTGTATTCAAATGTTCTGAGTTCTCCTTattgaaacacgcattaaggattGTAGGTAGATTGATCTTGTTTGGGAGAAGAATATTTCCTGATAAATTCAGGGAAAGtaataatttacttgttttaatcaGAATCATGCAGCGTCAAGCTTTTCCAACGCTATATGTTGACTACGGGTTACAAACGAGTTCTAGTGTTCCCTCTGAGTTAAGGAATCTTATCAGACAATTAGGACTTTATGTTGATAAAAGTGGTGTCATTCGGTGCCAAGGAAGACTTCATAATGCAGAATTGCCAGAATTCGCTAAGCATCCAGTATTCGTCGCCAGCCGACACCCCTTATGGCAACTTATAGTGTCTCATTATCACATACTCAACTTGCACTGCAACACGAATACACTTGTGGTTATATTGAGACAACAGCTTTGGGTTGGAAAAATGAGACAGTCCGTTAAGAagatcctgaaagagtgcttatcGTGTAAGAACGCACAAAATCAACCTCTAAGTCTGCCTGGATTTCCCCCATTACCACCCGAACGAGTTAAGCATCAAGTCCCTTTTTCCTGTGTTGGCGTCGACTATACGGGAAACATTCATGTGTCTGAAAATGAAGCTGAGAACGAGAAGGCGTATGTCTTGTTGTTTACATGCGCTACGTCAAGAGCAGTTGCCCTGTATGTGTGCAAATCCATGAATGCACAAGAATTCCACTTTGTTTTTAGACAATTCGCGGCAAGACACGGACTTCTGAAAGttttaataagtgataatgcGCCAAACTTCATTGCAGGCAGTAAGTTTCTAAGAGATATCAGCGAAGAACCCGAAGTAAGAAATTATCTGATGGATCATAATTTAGAATGGAAGTTCATAACACCCCGATCACCATGGAAGGGCGGCTTTTACGAGAGACTGGTCGGAGTGGTGAAATCGTGCTTACAAAGGGCCCTGTACAGAAAAAGTTTCGTTTATAGAACTCAATACCATCGTCGCCGAAGCCGAGAACATCATCAATAACAGGCCACTAAGTACTAACATATGTCAACGAAGATAACGCCGACTTCGCGCTCACCCCGGCCAGACTTATATGGCAGAACTATTACAATGGCTCCTCTTGAACAAATTCGTCGAACGTACCTTTCAATGAGAACGTCGAATTGAGGGAGAACTATGCAAGACTGTGTGAGACAATAAGAAAGTT encodes:
- the LOC135195907 gene encoding uncharacterized protein LOC135195907, with amino-acid sequence MKGKLFVKKLWGLKTDWDDELMMDLKKEFDELLNQLNSIEEIKVPRFCFNEGTCSLHVFVDASHVAYGACAYVVSSKHTSHLLFNCTVWSDSQVALSWVFYERSKEVFVINRVKEIKDLKSSHNIRLLYVKSEDNPADLVTRGISMSLLSKSGLWFHGPTWIIDKNKFPEQEDVVYIEPVNVNEIIVEPVLRNPDDDVLVFKCSEFSLLKHALRIVGRLILFGRRIFPDKFRESNNLLVLIRIMQRQAFPTLYVDYGLQTSSSVPSELRNLIRQLGLYVDKSGVIRCQGRLHNAELPEFAKHPVFVASRHPLWQLIVSHYHILNLHCNTNTLVVILRQQLWVGKMRQSVKKILKECLSCKNAQNQPLSLPGFPPLPPERVKHQVPFSCVGVDYTGNIHVSENEAENEKAYVLLFTCATSRAVALYVCKSMNAQEFHFVFRQFAARHGLLKVLISDNAPNFIAGSPDNVIRTVEIKTASGNFTRPLNQVIPLECNVREESTTESGQNEVGETSEALNEASHINKTTKTIERAKTKDVGDGLESVPEDDPTTSTGSPPPVMSNRRPMRSTAAKADEQRKQLIREGAL